Proteins from a genomic interval of Yarrowia lipolytica chromosome 1E, complete sequence:
- a CDS encoding uncharacterized protein (Compare to YALI0E04741g, similar to Saccharomyces cerevisiae RMP1 (YLR145W); ancestral locus Anc_8.353, no similarity), which produces MLSVYADQHREAPFPKKAYKAELQKTTENAGLGLQVSEFLSEAEIIHSLYYRYRNAHHCAEWFRPFSMLHRRVSQVANWIVDLHKATKKRAPRLITAIKISIQKIQTRYLQPAFWSFYSVLALGQYVTVGFALLGTVARIASLLAQVHPIPRTVGKVLDAAVKKGAEVMSDDIGEVLVRVTSEKPAKSDKIKKMTKSTVTKTTTGGKKLLKNMDIDDIFSTKKKTKKNIEKPRVVEENVEESIITNDDIEDNSMLTEPAPKAKKVKVAKVENFFEESKDKKKKNPASLDDSLEPPKKKKKILDSTDGMKKKKKKSKKNAIDDIFG; this is translated from the coding sequence ATGTTATCGGTATATGCTGACCAGCACCGGGAGGCGCCGTTCCCGAAAAAGGCATACAAAGCTGAGCTTCAAAAAACTACGGAAAACGCAGGACTAGGCCTACAGGTGTCCGAATTCCTGAGCGAGGCTGAGATCATCCACTCGCTCTATTACCGGTACCGAAATGCCCACCATTGCGCCGAATGGTTCAGGCCTTTCTCGATGTTACATCGACGGGTATCCCAGGTTGCAAACTGGATTGTTGACTTGCACAAAGCCACCAAGAAGCGTGCTCCTCGACTGATCACTGCTATCAAGATATCGatccagaagatccagaccaGGTACCTCCAGCCTGCCTTTTGGAGCTTCTACAGCGTCCTGGCTCTAGGACAATACGTCACAGTTGGATTTGCATTGCTAGGAACCGTGGCAAGGATTGCCAGCCTTTTAGCACAAGTTCACCCGATACCCAGGACAGTAGGAAAGGTACTCGATGCAGCTGTTAAAAAGGGAGCTGAGGTCATGTCCGATGATATCGGTGAGGTTCTAGTTAGGGTCACATCTGAGAAGCCTGCAAAATctgacaagatcaagaagatgaCCAAAAGCACAGTTACTAAGACTACCACGGGAGGAAAGAAGCTGCTTAAGAACATGGACATCGACGATATCTTCTcgaccaagaagaagaccaagaaaaaCATAGAGAAGCCTAGGGTTGTTGAAGAGAATGTTGAAGAAAGTATTATCACAAATGATGATATTGAGGATAATTCTATGCTGACTGAGCCAGCGCcgaaggccaagaaggtcaaggtggccaaggtggAAAACTTCTTTGAGGAatccaaggacaagaagaagaagaatcCTGCTTCTCTAGACGATAGTCTGGAGCCtccgaagaagaagaagaagatacTGGATTCAACAGACGGcatgaagaaaaagaagaaaaagtcTAAGAAGAATGCCATCGACGATATCTTTGGCTAA
- a CDS encoding uncharacterized protein (Compare to YALI0E04763g, similar to Saccharomyces cerevisiae SPE4 (YLR146C); ancestral locus Anc_8.354, similar to uniprot|Q12074 Saccharomyces cerevisiae YPR069c SPE3 putrescine aminopropyltransferase (spermidine synthase) or uniprot|Q12455 Saccharomyces cerevisiae YLR146c SPE4 spermine synthase), whose protein sequence is MTVKQLEHASIKNSWFTEVSDSFPGQGLMLKVEEILHVSQSEFQDVLVFRSTEYGNVLVLDGVVQVSERDEFAYQEMICHVAMMSHECPKRVLVIGGGDGGVLREIVKHESVEAAHLCEIDESVIELSKKYLPNMAVGFDNTKVTVHIRDGFEFIREVARSDEKYDVIITDSSDPDGPAEKFFQREYFQLLHTALNDDGIVITQSSENVWLNFKFVKQLRDICKGVFASVEYCAALLPTYTSGQLGLMVCSKKPTNLKIPKRQWTQEEESSLVRYYNKEIHEASFVLPNWAKHFLEGTSL, encoded by the exons ATGACGGTCAAGCAACTAGAACACGCCAGTATTAAGA actcTTGGTTCACTGAAGTTTCCGACTCTTTTCCAGGCCAGGGCCTGATGCTGAAGGTCGAGGAAATTTTGCATGTTTCGCAGAGCGAGTTCCAGGATGTTCTTGTGTTTCGATCCACGGAGTACGGAAATGTgctggttctggatggAGTGGTACAGGTGTCTGAGCGAGATGAGTTTGCGTACCAGGAGATGATTTGCCATGTAGCCATGATGTCGCATGAGTGTCCCAAGAGAGTGCTGGTTATTGGAGgcggagatggtggagttcTCAGAGAAATCGTTAAGCATGAGTCTGTGGAGGCTGCACATTTGTGTGAGATTGACGAGAGCGTCATCGAGCTCTCCAAGAAGTATCTCCCCAACATGGCCGTAGGTTTCGATAACACCAAGGTCACAGTTCATATCAGAGACGGTTTCGAGTTCATCCGAGAAGTTGCCCGGAGTGATGAGAAGTACgacgtcatcatcactGACTCTTCGGACCCCGATGGCCCTGCTGAAAAGTTCTTCCAGCGCGAGTATTTTCAGCTTTTGCACACCGCCCTCAATGATGACGGTATTGTTATCACCCAGTCTTCGGAGAACGTCTGGCTCAACTTCAAGTTTGTCAAGCAACTCCGTGACATCTGCAAGGGTGTTTTCGCATCTGTGGAATACTGCGCTGCTCTGTTGCCCACTTACACCTCTGGCCAGCTGGGTCTGATGGTCTGCAGTAAGAAGCCGACCAATCTCAAGATCCCCAAGCGACAGTGGACTCAAGAGGAAGAGTCCAGTCTGGTCAGATACTATAACAAGGAAATCCACGAGGCATCATTTGTGCTGCCCAACTGGGCAAAGCATTTTTTGGAGGGAACCTCTCTGTAG
- a CDS encoding uncharacterized protein (Compare to YALI0E04829g, similar to Saccharomyces cerevisiae RRI1 (YDL216C); ancestral locus Anc_2.67, similar to uniprot|AAH46753 Mus musculus COP9 (Constitutive photomorphogenic) subunit 5), which translates to MASLATFQVENDIVDVDSTPQQGFDRDDLYKYDDVEQKAILAAHPWRTDPSYFRNVLVSSIALVKMAMHARSGGAIEVMGMMTGKILPNTFVVMDCYPLPVEGTETRVNAQQEGIEFMVEYLQGLKDVGRRENIVGWYHSHPGYGCWLSGIDVDTQFQNQQFQEPFLAVVVDPNRTISAGKVEIGAFRTYPKDYKPPKKATKQNQDQSVPLSKAKDYGAHSERYYELDVSFFKSSLDENLLQLLWNKNWAATLSQSTIQLNHDYTSKLMLDLSEKNAQLAIGLGEKTPQSQGRGFREAMSKADNEPHTNLLNYSTKGQWEAVNRSVKDGVQIGSDELQGLMSLEIQRRLFGRAK; encoded by the coding sequence ATGGCATCTCTAGCAACATTTCAGGTGGAGAACGACATTGTGGACGTCGACAGCACGCCCCAACAAGGATTTGATCGAGACgacctgtacaagtacgacgatGTTGAACAAAAGGCGATCCTTGCAGCCCATCCATGGAGAACAGATCCCTCGTACTTTCGGAACGTGCTGGTGTCTTCAATTGCATTGGTGAAGATGGCGATGCATGCTCGATCAGGTGGTGCTATTGAGGTCATGGGAATGATGACTGGAAAGATCTTGCCCAACACATTTGTTGTCATGGACTGCTATCCTCTTCCAGTGGAGGGTACAGAGACAAGGGTCAATGCCCAGCAGGAGGGTATCGAGTTCATGGTGGAGTATCTGCAGGGCCTCAAGGACGTGGGACGCCGAGAAAACATTGTCGGATGGTACCATTCGCATCCCGGCTACGGTTGTTGGCTCAGTGGTATTGACGTGGACACACAGTTTCAGAACCAGCAGTTCCAGGAACCGTTCctggcggtggtggtggaccCCAACCGAACCATCTCAGCTGGAAAGGTCGAGATCGGTGCTTTCCGAACCTATCCCAAGGATTACAAGccccccaagaaggctaCTAAACAAAACCAGGACCAGAGCGTGCCTTTatccaaggccaaggactACGGAGCGCACTCTGAGCGATACTACGAGCTGGACGTGTCATTTTTCAAGTCCTCGCTGGATGAAAACCTGCTGCAATTACTCTGGAACAAAAACTGGGCCGCCACCTTATCTCAGTCGACTATTCAGCTAAACCACGACTACACATCCAAGCTGATGCTTGATCTGAGTGAGAAGAATGCACAGCTAGCGATCGGGCTCGGCGAGAAAACTCCCCAGTCTCAGGGTCGAGGTTTCCGAGAGGCTATGTCAAAGGCTGACAACGAGCCTCACACTAACCTGCTCAACTACAGCACAAAGGGCCAGTGGGAGGCTGTGAACCGGTCTGTAAAGGATGGAGTTCAGATCGGGTCCGACGAGCTGCAGGGTCTCATGTCTCTTGAGATCCAGAGACGGCTGTTTGGTCGAGCGAAGTAG
- a CDS encoding uncharacterized protein (Compare to YALI0E04807g, similar to Saccharomyces cerevisiae HMG2 (YLR450W) and HMG1 (YML075C); ancestral locus Anc_4.343, similar to uniprot|P12683 Saccharomyces cerevisiae YML075c HMG1 3-hydroxy-3-methylglutaryl-coenzyme A reductase 1), producing the protein MLQAAIGKIVGFAVNRPIHTVVLTSIVASTAYLAILDIAIPGFEGTQPISYYHPAAKSYDNPADWTHIAEADIPSDAYRLAFAQIRVSDVQGGEAPTIPGAVAVSDLDHRIVMDYKQWAPWTASNEQIASENHIWKHSFKDHVAFSWIKWFRWAYLRLSTLIQGADNFDIAVVALGYLAMHYTFFSLFRSMRKVGSHFWLASMALVSSTFAFLLAVVASSSLGYRPSMITMSEGLPFLVVAIGFDRKVNLASEVLTSKSSQLAPMVQVITKIASKALFEYSLEVAALFAGAYTGVPRLSQFCFLSAWILIFDYMFLLTFYSAVLAIKFEINHIKRNRMIQDALKEDGVSAAVAEKVADSSPDAKLDRKSDVSLFGASGAIAVFKIFMVLGFLGLNLINLTAIPHLGKAAAAAQSVTPITLSPELLHAIPASVPVVVTFVPSVVYEHSQLILQLEDALTTFLAACSKTIGDPVISKYIFLCLMVSTALNVYLFGATREVVRTQSVKVVEKHVPIVIEKPSEKEEDTSSEDSIELTVGKQPKPVTETRSLDDLEAIMKAGKTKLLEDHEVVKLSLEGKLPLYALEKQLGDNTRAVGIRRSIISQQSNTKTLETSKLPYLHYDYDRVFGACCENVIGYMPLPVGVAGPMNIDGKNYHIPMATTEGCLVASTMRGCKAINAGGGVTTVLTQDGMTRGPCVSFPSLKRAGAAKIWLDSEEGLKSMRKAFNSTSRFARLQSLHSTLAGNLLFIRFRTTTGDAMGMNMISKGVEHSLAVMVKEYGFPDMDIVSVSGNYCTDKKPAAINWIEGRGKSVVAEATIPAHIVKSVLKSEVDALVELNISKNLIGSAMAGSVGGFNAHAANLVTAIYLATGQDPAQNVESSNCITLMSNVDGNLLISVSMPSIEVGTIGGGTILEPQGAMLEMLGVRGPHIETPGANAQQLARIIASGVLAAELSLCSALAAGHLVQSHMTHNRSQAPTPAKQSQADLQRLQNGSNICIRS; encoded by the coding sequence atgcTACAAGCAGCTATTGGAAAGATTGTGGGATTTGCGGTCAACCGACCCATCCACACAGTTGTCCTGACGTCCATCGTGGCGTCAACCGCATACCTCGCCATCCTCGACATTGCCATCCCGGGTTTCGAGGGCACACAACCCATCTCATACTACCACCCTGCAGCAAAATCTTACGACAACCCTGCTGATTGGACCCACATTGCAGAGGCCGACATCCCTTCAGACGCCTACCGACTTGCATTTGCCCAGATCCGTGTCAGTGATGTTCAGGGCGGAGAGGCCCCCACCATCCCTGGCGCCGTGGCCGTGTCTGATCTCGACCACAGAATCGTCATGGACTACAAACAGTGGGCCCCCTGGACCGCCAGCAACGAGCAGATCGCCTCGGAGAACCACATCTGGAAGCACTCCTTCAAGGACCACGTGGCCTTCAGCTGGATCAAGTGGTTCCGATGGGCCTACCTGCGTTTGTCCACTCTCATCCAGGGGGCAGACAACTTCGACATTGCCGTGGTCGCCCTTGGCTATCTTGCCATGCACTACACCTTCTTCAGTCTCTTCCGATCCATGCGAAAGGTTGGCTCGCACTTTTGGCTTGCCTCCATGGCTCTGGTCTCTTCCACCTTCGCTTTCCTGCTTGCGGTGGTGGCTTCCTCTAGCCTGGGTTACCGACCTAGCATGATCACCATGTCCGAGGGCCTGCCCTTCCTCGTGGTCGCCATTGGCTTTGACCGAAAGGTCAACCTGGCTAGCGAGGTGCTCACATCCAAGAGCAGCCAGCTCGCTCCCATGGTGCAGGTGATCACAAAGATCGCCTCCAAGGCGCTGTTTGAGTACAGCCTTGAGGTGGCCGCCCTGTTTGCTGGCGCCTATACCGGAGTTCCTCGACTGTCCCAGTTTTGCTTCTTATCTGCTTGGATCCTCATCTTCGACTACATGTTTTTGCTGACCTTCTACTCTGCTGTCCTTGCTATCAAGTTTGAGATCAATCACATTAAGCGAAACCGAATGATCCAGGatgctctcaaggaggatgGTGtatctgctgctgttgccgAGAAGGTAGCCGACTCTTCTCCCGACGCCAAGCTCGACCGAAAGTCCGACGTTTCTCTTTTTGGAGCCTCTGGCGCCATTGCGGTGTTCAAGATCTTCATGGTCCTTGGGTTCCTTGGTCTCAACCTCATCAACCTGACTGCCATCCCTCACCTTGGCAAGGCGGCCGCCGCTGCCCAGTCTGTGACTCCCATCACCCTCTCCCCCGAGCTTCTCCATGCCATCCCCGCCTCTGTGCCCGTTGTTGTCACCTTTGTGCCCAGCGTTGTGTACGAGCACTCCCAGCTCATTctgcagctggaggacgcCCTCACTACCTTCCTGGCTGCCTGCTCCAAAACTATTGGTGACCCCGtcatctccaagtacatCTTCCTGTGCCTGATGGTCTCCACCGCCCTGAACGTCTACCTGTTTGGAGCCACCCGAGAAGTTGTGCGAACCCAGTCTGTGAAGGTGGTTGAGAAGCACGTTCCTATCGTCATTGAGAAGCCCAgcgagaaggaggaggacacCTCTTCTGAAGACTCCATTGAGCTGACTGTCGGAAAGCAGCCCAAGCCCGTGACCGAGACCCGTTCTCTGGACGACCTAGAGGCTATCATGAAGGCAGGTAAGACCaagcttctggaggaccACGAGGTTGTCAAGCTCTCTCTCGAGGGCAAGCTTCCTTTGTATGCTCTTGAGAAGCAGCTTGGTGACAACACCCGAGCTGTTGGCATCCGACGATCTATCATCTCCCAGCAGTCTAATACCAAGACTTTAGAGACCTCAAAGCTTCCTTACCTGCACTACGACTACGACCGTGTTTTTGGAGCCTGTTGCGAGAACGTTATTGGTTACATGCCTCTCCCCGTTGGTGTTGCTGGCCCCATGAACATTGATGGCAAGAACTACCACATTCCTATGGCCACCACTGAGGGTTGTCTTGTTGCCTCAACCATGCGAGGTTGCAAGGCCATCAACGCCGGTGGCGGTGTTACCACTGTGCTTACTCAGGACGGTATGACACGAGGTCCTTGTGTTTCCTTCCCCTCTCTCAAGCGGGCTGGAGCCGCTAAGATCTGGCTTGATTCCGAGGAGGGTCTCAAGTCCATGCGAAAGGCCTtcaactccacctctcGATTTGCTCGTCTCCAGTCTCTTCACTCTACCCTTGCTGGTAACCTGCTGTTTATTCGATTCCGAACCACCACTGGTGATGCCATGGGCATGAACATGATCTCCAAGGGCGTCGAACACTCTCTGGCCGTCATGGTCAAGGAGTACGGCTTCCCTGATATGGAcattgtgtctgtctcGGGTAACTACTGCACTGACAAGAAGCCCGCAGCGATCAACTGGATCGAAGGCCGAGGCAAGAGTGTTGTTGCCGAAGCCACCATCCCTGCTCACATTGTCAAGTCTGTTCTCAAAAGTGAGGTTGACgctcttgttgagctcaaCATCAGCAAGAATCTGATCGGTAGTGCCATGGCTGGCTCTGTGGGAGGTTTCAATGCACACGCCGCAAACCTGGTGACCGCCATCTACCTTGCCACTGGCCAGGATCCTGCTCAGAATGTCGAGTCTTCCAACTGCATCACGCTGATGAGCAACGTCGACGGTAACCTGCTCATCTCCGTTTCCATGCCTTCTATCGAGGTCGGTACCATTGGTGGAGGTACTATTTTGGAGCCCCAGGGGGCTATGCTGGAGATGCTTGGCGTGCGAGGTCCTCACATCGAGACCCCCGGTGCCAACGCCCAACAGCTTGCTCGCATCATTGCTTCTGGAGTTCTTGCAGCGGAGCTTTCGCTGTGTTCTGCTCTTGCTGCCGGCCATCTTGTGCAAAGTCATATGACCCACAACCGGTCCCAGGCTCCTACTCCGGCCAAGCAGTCTCAGGCCGATCTGCAGCGTCTACAAAACGGTTCGAATATTTGCATACGGTCATAG
- a CDS encoding uncharacterized protein (Compare to YALI0E04785g, similar to Saccharomyces cerevisiae TRM82 (YDR165W); ancestral locus Anc_8.355, similar to DEHA0E18414g Debaryomyces hansenii), which translates to MKHPYHIVSLSPDGKTMYAAAARQVDRICLETGECKSTVVEESATRTTTKTGDKPAAAKRTKYLPTSVSHVRSLQLSKGGKYLLATTDETKSLVLLDPTTLEVIKKVQYPKRPSAVATDKEDLNIVLGDKFGDVYGESVEDLLKVEGELKDEPVLGHVSMLTALELGYDSKDRPYVISADRDEHIRISRFPASHVIEQFCFGHQQFVSSLLINDLDASILFSAGGDDEIFVWDWLNGKQLQKLSLREHVESYLNEAHIYVDKKGVATTHKEITVSSLQQIKDTPYLLVNVESTNAIIVLKIVDNKLEVASVFATEAHVISFSVAGNLLVTSEVGSEGVKAYTITDGVVTKSDKEIPFGSCEYEDDSELISLFSTKSLRKRGEF; encoded by the coding sequence ATGAAGCATCCTTATCACATCGTGTCTCTTTCTCCTGACGGAAAGACCATGTACGCCGCTGCTGCGCGACAGGTGGATCGAATCTGCCTCGAGACCGGCGAGTGCAAGTCCACTGTCGTTGAGGAGTCTGCCACTCGAACAACCACCAAAACCGGAGAtaagcctgctgctgccaaacGAACCAAGTACCTGCCTACGTCTGTGTCTCATGTCAGATCTCTGCAACTTTCCAAGGGCGGAAAGTATCTGCTGGCCACCACAGACGAGACCAAGTCTCTTGTTCTGCTTGATCCCACAACCCTTGAAGTGATCAAGAAGGTGCAATACCCCAAGAGACCCAGCGCTGTCGCTACTGACAAGGAGGATCTGAACATTGTTCTTGGCGACAAGTTCGGAGACGTGTACGGAGAGTCTGTGGAggatctgctcaaggtggagggAGAACTCAAAGACGAGCCTGTGCTGGGCCATGTCTCCATGCTCACagctctggagctgggCTACGACTCCAAGGATCGACCTTACGTCATTTCTGCCGACCGAGACGAGCACATTCGAATCAGTCGGTTCCCCGCTTCCCACGTCATTGAGCAGTTCTGCTTTGGCCACCAGCAGTTTGTCTCCAGCCTGTTGATCAACGATCTCGATGCCTCCATTCTCTTCTCTGCCGGTGGAGATGACGAGATCTTTGTGTGGGACTGGCTCAATGgcaagcagctgcagaagctgTCTCTGCGAGAGCACGTCGAGAGCTACCTTAACGAGGCCCACATTTATGTCGACAAGAAGGGCGTTGCTACCACCCACAAGGAGATCACAGTGTCTTCTCTGcagcagatcaaggacACTCCTTACCTGCTCGTCAACGTCGAGAGCACCAACGCTATTATTGTGCTCAAGATTGTCGacaacaagctggaggTTGCCTCTGTCTTCGCCACTGAGGCTCATGTCATTTCTTTCAGCGTGGCTGGCAACCTCCTGGTGACCTCTGAAGTTGGCTCTGAGGGAGTCAAGGCAtacaccatcaccgacgGAGTCGTGACCAAGAGTGACAAGGAGATTCCCTTTGGCTCTTGCGAGTACGAGGACGATTCCGAGCTCATTTCTCTCTTCAGCACCAAGTCGTTGCGAAAGCGAGGAGAGTTCTAA
- a CDS encoding uncharacterized protein (Compare to YALI0E04851g, similar to uniprot|Q6C6S0 Yarrowia lipolytica YALI0E06787g) has protein sequence MLVQKCDTNAQLPQLFSPTYTSYVHILVGATIQHRSNTNTTQNTGNRVQLHEELILCGVILFIKKKKKKKKPDESRLLVEGLHGDLNVLRVDTGSGSSLNSSGPELPHAVLDLTGNEALVLVGESVISVRKAGQTVSDLVSVSESHGSLVAELDESSLVINELATVRELALELVQVAVASVVDKHETAVILDDSGVPELLVVGNSELGVLVSSKTVLSGTVQRNGDGLRARSSTSIHLVEVVGRPLVVRNIVGIAVLINGAGLELLLVVVSPRDTVITKSLDVDVVVSSGRQGEPAVVNADVSSGGVGTSNVQITGDIDENIDLSKRRTIDVSGVTKVEVSAVGSHGNVAIVSLSSHVVDVVRLGPLVQRLVNTGKGVSTVVGVLLTLFGKSQGGNEGEGGGGKLHC, from the coding sequence ATGCTGGTGCAAAAATGTGATACAAATGCTCAATTACCACAACTTTTCTCACCAACTTACACGAGTTATGTCCACATACTCGTAGGTGCTACAATACAGCATCGATCGAATACAAATACTACCCAGAACACTGGAAACCGTGTTCAACTACATGAGGAGTTGATTTTATGTGGGGTTATATTAtttataaaaaaaaaaaaaaaaaaaaaaaaacctgaCGAATCAAGACTCTTAGTTGAGGGGCTCCATGGAGATCTCAACGTACTGAGGGTTGACACAGGaagcggcagcagcctcaacAGCAGTGGGCCGGAGCTCCCACATGCCGTTCTGGACCTGACAGGCAATGAAGCCCTGGTTCTGGTAGGTGAGTCGGTTATCTCGGTAAGAAAAGCCGGTCAGACCGTTTCGGACCTGGTTTCGGTCAGTGAATCGCATGGAAGCCTGGTTGCCGAGCTGGATGAATCGTCCCTGGTTATCAACGAGCTGGCCACGGTAAGAGAGCTGGCCCTGGAACTGGTTCAAGTTGCCGTGGCTTCGGTTGTCGACAAGCATGAGACGGCCGTCATTCTGGACGATTCGGGAGTCCCGGAATTGCTGGTTGTTGGCAATTCGGAGCTGGGAGTCCTGGTATCGAGCAAGACCGTTCTGTCGGGCACCGTTCAGAGAAACGGTGACGGGCTTCGAGCAAGGAGCTCGACCAGCATACAcctggtggaggtggtcgGAAGACCGCTGGTTGTCAGAAATATCGTAGGCATTGCCGTACTGATCAACGGGGCAGGCCtggaactgctgctggtcgTTGTATCTCCAAGAGACACGGTTATCACCAAATCGCtggatgttgatgttgttgtttcgTCGGGTAGACAAGGCGAGCCGGCCGTTGTCAACGCCGACGTATCGAGCGGAGGCGTCGGGACCAGCAATGTTCAGATCACCGGCGATATCGATGAAAACATTGACCTCTCGAAGAGGAGAACCATTGATGTCTCGGGCGTCACCAAAGTAGAGGTTTCGGCCGTCGGTTCGCATGGCAATGTTGCGATTGTCTCGCTGAGCAGCCATGTGGTAGACGTAGTCAGACTGGGGCCATTGGTACAGAGATTGGTCAATACCGGCAAGGGAGTATCGACCGTTGTCGGTGTACTGCTCACCCTGTTCGGCAAGAGCCAGGGAGGCAACGAGGGCGAGGGCGGAGGTGGAAAACTTCATTGTTAA